The genomic region GATATTCCTTGCCTGAAAAGAGAATCATATTAAACTATCTCTTGAAATGAAACAAGAGGTATCAATAAATAATATCTGAGAGAGAGGATATCAAAGGCTTCACCAAAcaacaatttttcttgttcaaAAGAATCTAGAAAATGCACAATTGAATGCTAAAACAAATAGGATGATCATAGAAATTCTCAAGAGAACTACTTGTAGTAAGTAGTAACTGGTAATTGTAGAAGGAATTAACATTGGAAAGAGAGGCCAAATCAAATTATCTCTGATCTTCACttggaacaaaaataaataattacagaattaagaattaaattgaaatatttagCAAACAGCTCGAGTCTAAGGGAAAAAGCTGTAGTTTTGAGTCATTCGCAATTAACACcataacttgaaaaaaaaaatctaaacatctaaaattttatttactcAAAAAGTGAGATTgtaactatttaaaaaaatatactaaATGGCATTTGGTCAAAATTCCAATCATTGCGCCCAACTTTTATCAATGCAGCTAGAAAGGTGTGACGGATCCAAACACTAGCTCATGCCACTGACATTTAGCTTCCAACaggtaaaaattaattattttttgttctaCAGGTCTATTATCACCTTTTTCTAACAACAAATAACAATAGAACAGTATCACCATCATTACAAAAAAGAAGgtttgaaaatcaatttgcaggCATCGTtatttctgatttttttttttcagataaAAATTGTCATAATACTTAGCTCTCTCTAGCAGATGGGTTATGTACAACGGATGCTTATACACAAATTATAGTAGTGAAACAGATCCCTGTCAAAATAGTATTTAGTGAGGAAATTACATTGCACAAAGATATTTCTTGAGTTAAATATGACTAATAATAGCCAATGACAAACTATTACAGAGATAATAATCAGAATTCAGAAGTGATAATTGTAACCAAGTTACATAAATATTCACTAGAAAGAATAAgggagaaaaaagagagataagaACCACTAACATTCTGAATGGAAGTTGGCCACCTGAATTCACAGCATTGTTTATCCGATTAATCTACAAAACAGATGTCTAAGTTTATGCAACAGATTAAATAGAGTAAGGAAAGCTGGGAAACagttctcaaaaaaaaaatttgtaaatgtCCCTAAAGAATTTGATGCATACATGGGTTTGACACGGCTTTCCATCAATGTGATAAAAATGCGGAAATGCCCCAATCTAAGCTAtcacaaaacaaaaatcagtaattgaacaaaatcaaccttaaaaaataataacaatgaaagtaaaattaaaaaaaagaaaaaggcagaagaaaatttgaaagacCTCGGAATAAGAATGCATGAGGAGGCCAAAGAGGTCGTGGCGGTACTTAGGATCGAACTTTCCGTTCAATTCGAGTATGCTTCTTTGCCATGGACGACATCTTTGGATTCAAAAGAACATTTTGAATTGCATCAATCATTCAACCCCAAATTTCAGAGAAGTAGAGattgaaagaaacaaagagaTACCTTGGCTTGGGTTTAGGGCTTTCAGTTGAGGGTTTGGAAGGAACCAAGAATTTGTCCATTAGAACAAACACAACAGAGACAGCTAATCGatccaatttcttttttgtggAGATTTGcactttattattttgttgcatTTTCCCTTTTCCCGCCTTGGGGATTTTGTGCCATACTTCGCATTTTTGCTTACCGCGCAAAGTTGGGTGGGCTGGATTCGGGTCAGGTTGGAGGTAGAGGGTTGGGCCTCTGGACGAATTAAACAAGCCCCAGGTACTAAAAGAAACTTTGAATCCACGTTACCCAGCCGAACTTATCGTTGTGTCTCAGAActgatttttctcttcttcaactaaaaattttatcatctaatcccaataaaagattacaataatcaaaccaaaatttgacCAAAATTCTCCAGGAATCACGATCAAAATCGATCAATCTATTGAAATTCGAAACCCTGCTAATGTTAACGAAATGAAGCCCTTTTTATCGTTTTCCACTGCAAATTTGGTCCAACTCAAAAGCCAATAAACACAACATGCCACCGAAAATATGAACAGATGAACTGGAACCCAAATATTGTAAGGGAGTAAGACGAAGGCCATcgaaaatttaaactaatcCAAGTACTCTGATTAGATTTCACAACCTTGCATTTCAACAattcaagaacaaaaaccctaaaacAAGAGATCTACATTTAAAGAAACCTAAACAAAGATGTTCTAGAAACAGATCTTTCAACGAGAccagaaagaagagaaacagCTTTTTACTTCTACATTATTAGGCTCTCTCTCCCCTGATCCTCCTAGCCAGCTGGATATCCTTAGGCATGATTGTAACCCTCTTAGCATGAATAGCGCAGAGATTGGTGTCCTCAAAGAGCCCCACCAGATAGGCTTCAGCAGCTTCTTGGAGAGCGGCAACAGCGCTGCTTTGGAACCTTAGATCCGTCTTGAAATCTTGAGCGATTTCCCTCACCAGCCTTTGGAATGGAAGCTTCCGAATCAACAGCTCCGTGCTCTTCTGGTACTTCCTGATCTCTCTCAACGCCACTGTTCCAGGCCTGAAACGGTGAGGCTTCTTCACTCCTCCGGTGGCTGGAGCTGATTTCCTGGCGGCTTTGGTTGCCAGCTGCTTACGTGGCGCCTTGCCTCCCGTTGATTTCCTCGCTGTCTGCTTTGTACGTGCCATCGTTATCTGGCTGGAAAGGTGAAAAAGATTATCGAAACTGTGTTTGTCTACCGAGAAAGTTGAGGGAAACTGATGATTCCAGTAATGAGCGGCGACGAGGGGAAGTGAATTTGGGTGCATATATTGAGGAAGTTGAGAGAGAGCGCGCGGCAACTTCGAAATTTTTTAGTGACTAATCTGGACGGTCAGATTATATCATATTATTCATCGACGGTTGTCAATTCTTGTCGGAGTCGGCGATCCGTGTGCTGGTGGAAATGAACCAATAAGATATGAATATCAAAGCGCCCCTTGGAGGTGCATAGATTTGAGAATAAAAAGACGTGGGCTGTAGATTGATAACAAATCTACGGCTAATACTCTGAAGAAGGAAGTCACACGGATCATGATCCGTGACAGTAATTTCTGTTTTCTTGTTCATTCAGCATGGTTTATGgagtattttattcaatagTAGTAAGCATACTATAAAACCCCAAAATTTTGATACAATGTGCAATATATGACCCAAAGTTAGTATTTGTACTTTACAATATAATGTGATTACAAGTAATTGGTGTTTGATATTTTACAATGCAATATAATTACAAGTACTATAATTGTAAATAATGTAATTGCAAACAATATGattgtaataaatataacattacagtatttgatatataaataaaataatgattaaaatgtaaagaagaaaacattACAGCATTTGATTTACAAGTATTttactaaaaatataaagttaatttctaaaattacctctatttattcaaatgcaagtttaatatacttgtattttttattattaatttttatataatattatctttcaaatatatttttaatgtcatgtattttatttttatttttatttttattataattttatatattttattttcatttcttaatataattttttatattatatattttattttaatttttttctctaaaagataatataaattttatcgATAGTAACCATGGctactaaaaataataaaaaaattctcaaaatctatataaaaaaataaattataatattataaaatattttcaacaaaGTGACAAAgttgaagaataaaaatgtCTTTAATAACATTGTAAAGTACAATATAATATGATTGTATTGATTTGGGATTGCAATTACATTACATTCATTGGCTGTAAAGTGATTGCATTTCAATTTTACATTACAGTGATTTGTTGCAAAACAAATACtgcaatataatttaattggatATATTGCATGGAATGTGCTTTCActtctttcattttaaatgcTACCGTAATATGATTATAACAATGCAATTATAAGTGAGATAACATTGTAATGTTTGGTATATAAACAAAGTAATGATTAAAACGTAGGAAATATAACATTGCAGTATTTGATTTACAAATAATTTGTTGGAATATAAtgtcaattttcaaaattacccttatttattaaaatacaagtttaatatacttgtattttttattattaatttttagataatatcatctcttaaatatatttttaatatcatatattttattttcatttctattataattttatatattttattttcatttttaatatattttattgtattatatattttattttaattttttttaaatgacaatataaatttgattgaCAATCACCATCCACCATTCAATAGAAAATGGCTAATGAGAGTAACAAAGAGTCATCTCTCAACATctatataaaaaacaaattataacattgcaaaatgtatttaacaaagtaataaagttaaaaggtaaaaatgtCTTTAATAACATTGAAGAGTGCAATGCAATCtaattgcattaattttgGACTGCAATCATATTATATCTAATTGTAATAACATTACATCCATTGGCTATAATATAATTGTATTGCAATCTTACATTACAGTAATTTATTGCAAAACAAATACtataatgtaatttaatttaattaagtaaattgTAGGAAATGTGCTTCTAATTCCATTATGCCAAACACTACCGAAGTCCAAATTAGGATAACCAGTGAACCAACTATAATTGAAAGTTAAGCCGCCAATCAATATACATTgagttaaaatatcttttaactagaatttaagtttgaaaaaaacaattcaatattattttattatttatatattttaaaataaataaatttacttAAATATTTTCTCGACTATTCAAATAACATTCACCATAGAAATACTAatgtaagaaaatataatCTTATTGATTGAATGATTAGTACTTGTTTTTCCTACCacaaaaaacatttaaaattttatccctctttttcgaAGTTATAacttatggaaattggaactatatttatataaaaaaatccaaacaaacaatgttaaaattaaaaaaaaatcgaaatGAATTTTGGAGAAGCCAAACTCAATATGTTATAAAGAGTATTGTTAAAAGTAACAAGTTTATGAATAGAATAAGTAAAaacatattcaaaaattttttttcgaTAAATAAAGCACTTatgaattaaatgaaaagtttaaaagttagttattttataGGAATagaataagataaaaataactaaagtaaAATATCCTTACCTCCTTAAGTTTTGATCgaaattacatgaaaattcattatttttcaaaatgaacACTTCGCCAAAAGAATACAAACACCattaataaaagttatgaaaaaactaaaatgctttttttcattaatttaaaaaattattattatatttataaaaaaaaaaagagaaacgaTTGGTGCTCTCCAACTCACCAAGAAAGGGGAGGGAGGGGAGCACCAATGCTCCCTTTGAGGAGCCTGATCGGGGCTCCCTAGGGGAGCTCCGGTGATCCCACATGGtgagcttttttttaattaataaaaaatataatagtaattataaaaattaatgaaggataaatttatctttttactcttGCCAAGTCAACAAGTTGACAAAAATACAAATGGTTGACTAATGAC from Theobroma cacao cultivar B97-61/B2 chromosome 9, Criollo_cocoa_genome_V2, whole genome shotgun sequence harbors:
- the LOC18589763 gene encoding histone H3.2, whose protein sequence is MARTKQTARKSTGGKAPRKQLATKAARKSAPATGGVKKPHRFRPGTVALREIRKYQKSTELLIRKLPFQRLVREIAQDFKTDLRFQSSAVAALQEAAEAYLVGLFEDTNLCAIHAKRVTIMPKDIQLARRIRGERA